Proteins co-encoded in one Macrobrachium rosenbergii isolate ZJJX-2024 chromosome 54, ASM4041242v1, whole genome shotgun sequence genomic window:
- the LOC136834538 gene encoding pro-resilin-like, producing the protein MNQVTILLVVGVASLVAGEVGLLHSPVHHGSSLLHAGPVVHHDVAVGHVKPLLHGKTGYGHETYHAIPAAYNYNYLIHDDYSGAHFGQDEVRDGYKTEGKYFVHLPDGRIQTVTYYADETGYHATVTYEGEAHYDEYVPKHAPAYVPEPAYL; encoded by the exons ATGAATCAG GTGACAATCCTTCTGGTTGTGGGCGTGGCCTCCTTGGTGGCAGGTGAAGTCGGCTTACTTCACTCTCCGGTGCATCATGGGAGTTCCTTACTCCACGCCGGTCCTGTAGTACACCACGACGTCGCGGTCGGCCACGTCAAGCCTCTTCTCCATGGCAAAACCGGTTACGGCCATGAAACTTACCACGCC ATCCCAGCGGCGTACAACTACAACTACCTGATCCACGACGACTACTCGGGCGCCCATTTCGGCCAAGATGAAGTCCGCGACGGCTACAAGACGGAAGGCAAATACTTCGTCCACCTCCCCGACGGGCGCATCCAGACCGTCACTTATTACGCCGACGAGACGGGATACCACGCCACCGTCACCTACGAGGGAGAAGCCCACTACGACGAATACGTGCCCAAACACGCCCCTGCCTATGTGCCCGAACCTGCCTACCTGTAG
- the LOC136834641 gene encoding uncharacterized protein, with translation MGTTVSNPSSSKMHQVTFILVASLVSMAAADLSLLHPPLHHDTLLHPHDAGHHITPILHAPLRHGFNHHRPSHAHRGNVAKRPEHVHHGNTDYGHEDYHDSPAHYDFEYVVHDEYSGNHFGHEEVRDGYKTSGQYFVHLPDGRVQTVSYYADETGYHPTVTYDGDAVHDVHAHAHGPAYHVPTPFHHAPVDSYR, from the exons ATGGGAACAACAGTATCGAATCCGTCTTCCTCGAAGATGCATCAG gtGACATTCATCCTCGTAGCATCCTTGGTCTCCATGGCCGCCGCTGACCTCAGCCTACTTCATCCTCCCCTCCATCATGACACCCTACTACATCCCCATGACGCGGGACACCACATAACTCCCATCCTGCACGCCCCTCTACGCCACGGGTTCAATCACCACCGCCCATCTCACGCGCATCGCGGCAATGTTGCCAAGCGCCCGGAGCACGTGCATCATGGCAACACTGACTATGGTCACGAAGACTATCATGAT TCTCCAGCACACTACGACTTCGAATATGTTGTCCACGACGAGTACTCGGGCAACCACTTCGGCCACGAGGAGGTCCGAGATGGCTACAAGACCAGCGGCCAATATTTCGTCCATCTGCCCGACGGACGCGTTCAGACAGTCAGTTACTACGCGGACGAGACGGGATACCACCCTACCGTCACTTACGACGGAGATGCTGTCCACGACGTCCATGCCCATGCCCATGGGCCTGCGTACCACGTGCCCACGCCGTTCCATCATGCACCAGTAGATAGTTATCGCTGA
- the LOC136834973 gene encoding cuticle protein 7-like: MAAADVSLLHSPVHHDTLLHLHDAGHHPTPILHAPVRHGFDHHRPSHAHRGSVAKRPKHVHHGNTDYGHEDYHDSPAHYDFEYVVHDEYSGNHFGHEEVRDGYKTSGQYFVHLPDGRVQTVTYYADETGYHPTVTYEGEAVHDVHAHAHGPAYHAPKPFHHAPVNAYH; this comes from the exons ATGGCCGCCGCTGACGTCAGCCTACTCCATTCTCCCGTCCATCATGACACCCTACTACATCTCCACGACGCGGGACACCACCCAACTCCCATCCTGCACGCCCCTGTACGCCACGGGTTCGATCACCACCGCCCATCTCACGCGCATCGCGGCAGTGTTGCCAAGCGCCCGAAGCACGTGCATCATGGCAACACTGACTATGGTCACGAAGACTATCATGAT TCTCCAGCACACTACGACTTCGAATATGTTGTCCACGACGAGTACTCGGGCAACCACTTCGGCCACGAGGAGGTCCGAGACGGCTACAAGACCAGCGGCCAATATTTCGTCCATCTACCCGACGGGCGCGTTCAGACAGTCACTTACTACGCGGACGAGACGGGATACCACCCGACCGTCACTTACGAAGGAGAAGCTGTCCACGACGTCCATGCCCATGCCCATGGGCCTGCGTACCACGCGCCCAAGCCCTTCCATCATGCCCCAGTAAATGCATATCACTGA